The proteins below come from a single Phoenix dactylifera cultivar Barhee BC4 unplaced genomic scaffold, palm_55x_up_171113_PBpolish2nd_filt_p 001202F, whole genome shotgun sequence genomic window:
- the LOC120108161 gene encoding MDIS1-interacting receptor like kinase 2-like gives MVQSPASIGNLTKLEILSLHENQISGSIPPSLGSLTNLTYLRLFNNQLSGSLPQEFNNITNLKVLQLGYNSFSGHLPHDICKGGVLHILSLSNNYFEGPIPQSLKNCTSLVGVGLKQNQLSGDISENLGVYPHLSYFDLSFNNLSGKLSPNWGGCHNLSLLKISSNKVTGSIPAELGKLTRLQKLDLSSNYLSGEIPKDLSKLTNLYNLTLSNNQLVGEVYPEFGELSNLEILDLSANQLRGRVPE, from the coding sequence ATGGTTCAATCCCCTGCTAGTATCGGAAATTTAACCAAGCTTGAAATCTTGTCCCTCCATGAAAATCAAATCTCTGGCTCAATCCCTCCATCTCTTGGAAGCTTAACCAACCTTACTTATTTGCGCTTATTCAACAATCAACTATCTGGTTCTTTGCCtcaggaatttaataatattacaaATTTGAAAGTTCTCCAATTGGGGTACAACAGTTTTTCTGGCCATTTACCCCATGACATATGCAAAGGAGGAGTTCTACATATTCTTTCTTTGAGCAACAACTATTTTGAAGGTCCGATTCCCCAAAGCTTGAAAAACTGCACAAGCCTAGTCGGAGTCGGACTCAAGCAGAACCAACTATCTGGGGATATATCTGAAAATCTTGGAGTGTATCCACATCTCTCGTACTTTGATTTAAGCTTCAACAATCTGTCTGGTAAGCTCTCACCAAACTGGGGAGGATGTCATAATTTGTCGCTCTTAAAAATCTCCAGCAACAAGGTTACAGGAAGCATACCAGCAGAACTCGGAAAGTTGACTCGACTACAAAAACTTGACCTTTCTTCGAACTATCTATCAGGAGAGATTCCAAAGGATCTGAGCAAGTTAACTAATCTATATAACTTGACTTTGAGCAATAACCAACTTGTTGGGGAGGTATATCCAGAATTCGGAGAACTATCTAATTTAGAGATTCTTGATCTGTCAGCAAATCAACTAAGAGGAAGGGTACCAGAATAA
- the LOC120108162 gene encoding probable leucine-rich repeat receptor-like protein kinase At1g35710, producing the protein MSSPKFLSTLLLFLILSFLLALASASLASQGRALLQWKASLQSQGSLESWNLDTSPCNWTRIACNVTRRGQPVITKVNLAHMGLAGTLNALNFSLLSSLTSLNLTFNKLYGSIPPTISALSKLTSLDLCTNNFTGKIPLQISSLTKLNSFNLSENQISGSIPPWLSNMTRLNFLYLSDNNLSGTIPRELGRLGNLWELTISTNHIIGSIPPTLGNLTRLQLLDCSHNGISGSIPPELGNLINLVYLVMGDNSLTGFIPLRLENWTKLHRFGLWANHLFGSIPSEIGNLADLTMLELEQNSLAGSIPTSLGNFTKLNIMRLWGNHLSGSIPHEIGNLVELARLDLATNNLTGSIPTSLGNLTKLELLHLFENHLSGPIPHEIGNLAELTTLELSTNNLTGSIPTSLGNLTKLEILYLFENQISGPIPHEIGNLVKLTELSLEQNSLAGSIPSWLGNLTKLNTMYLWANHLSGPIPHEIGNLVELANLDLSTNNLTCSIPTSLGNLTKLELLHLFENHLSGPIPHEIGNLAELTTLELSTNNLTGSIPTSLENLTKLEILYLFKNQIFGPIPHEIQNMVSLTDLKINNNHLDGSIPSSIGNLAKLEILHLFENQISGSIPPSFGRLTNLTDFRLFNNRLSGSLPEEFNNITNLKFFDLTNNSFSGHLPHDICKGGVLFHLTLSNNHFEGPIPKSLKNCTSLVRVRLEHNQLSGDIFENLGVYPHLWYIDLSFNRLSGKLSPNWGGCHNLSLLRISSNKVIGSIPVELGNLTQLRELDLSSNYLSGEIPKDLSKLTNLYNLTLSNNQLVGEVYPEFGELSNLEILDLSANQLRGRVPKQLGYCKKLYSLKLGNNHFNGSIPFQIGNLINLQASLDLSHNSFTGEIPSQFGKLVKLEVMNLSHNELTGHVLLFLSDMTSLSSIDLSYNELEGPLPNNIIFQNAPMEWFTHNKGLCGAVKGLPSCGSFTTSKDDSNKHHKLLLLIIVPSLLFLFIVFALIIMRRKKYTRNDASIEVGGFSIWNFNGEDTYNDIIQATEDFDAKYCIGTGTFSSVYKALLPSGKLVAVKKFHPLEIEDSPSKQTFWNEIRALTQIQHRNIVKLYGFCSSARHKFLVCEYMERGSLANILRSEGAAELDWSKRVDAVKHIAHALSYMHHDCAPPLVHRDITSNNILLDSEYKACISDFGIARLVKPDSSNWSMLAGTRGYLAPGMLQFHFCNVRTMALQICLSFLKHCSRYVKSILRFTSIEKKGIT; encoded by the coding sequence ATGTCATCTCCAAAATTCCTCTCCACCCTTCTTCTATTTCTAATCCTTTCATTTCTTCTTGCCTTAGCATCGGCTTCACTAGCATCCCAAGGGAGGGCCCTCCTCCAGTGGAAAGCCAGCCTCCAGAGCCAAGGATCACTTGAATCTTGGAACCTCGACACTAGTCCATGCAACTGGACTAGAATCGCATGCAATGTCACACGTCGAGGCCAACCTGTGATCACGAAGGTGAATTTAGCCCATATGGGTCTGGCAGGAACGCTGAATGCTCTCAACTTCTCCCTCCTATCATCACTTACCAGTCTCAACCTCACATTCAACAAGCTCTATGGAAGCATCCCCCCCACCATATCTGCTCTTTCGAAGCTCACCTCTCTTGATCTCTGCACTAATAACTTCACAGGGAAAATTCCACTGCAGATCAGCTCTCTGACAAAGCTCAACTCCTTCAATCTTAGTGAGAATCAGATAAGCGGTTCCATCCCTCCTTGGCTAAGTAATATGACAAGGCTTAACTTCTTATACCTATCTGACAATAACCTTTCAGGTACCATCCCTAGGGAATTAGGAAGGCTTGGAAATCTCTGGGAGTTGACAATCTCCACCAACCATATAATAGGTTCCATCCCTCCCACTTTGGGAAATCTAACCCGGCTTCAATTATTGGATTGCTCCCACAACGggatatctggctccatccctCCCGAATTAGGGAATCTCATAAACTTGGTTTATTTAGTCATGGGTGATAACAGTCTGACAGGTTTCATCCCTCTTAGGTTGGAAAACTGGACCAAGCTTCACAGGTTCGGTCTTTGGGCTAATCATCTCTTCGGCTCCATTCCTTCTGAAATAGGTAATCTAGCAGACTTAACTATGCTAGAACTCGAACAAAATAGTTTAGCAGGTTCCATCCCCACCAGCTTAGGAAATTTTACCAAGCTTAATATTATGCGCCTTTGGGGCAATCATCTCTCTGGATCAATTCCTCATGAAATAGGAAATCTAGTGGAGTTAGCTAGGCTAGACCTCGCGACAAACAATTTAACAGGTTCTATCCCGACCAGCTTAGGAAATTTAACCAAGCTTGAACTCTTGCACCTCTTTGAAAATCATCTCTCTGGACCAATTCCTCATGAAATAGGAAATCTAGCGGAGTTAACTACGCTAGAACTCTCAACAAACAATTTAACAGGTTCCATCCCCACCAGCTTAGGAAATTTAACCAAGCTTGAAATCTTGTACCTCTTTGAAAATCAGATCTCTGGACCAATTCCTCATGAAATAGGAAATCTAGTGAAGTTAACTGAGCTATCACTCGAACAAAATAGTTTAGCAGGTTCCATCCCTAGTTGGTTAGGAAATTTAACCAAGCTTAATACTATGTACCTTTGGGCCAATCATCTCTCTGGACCAATTCCTCATGAAATAGGAAATCTAGTGGAGTTAGCTAATCTAGACCTCTCGACAAACAATTTAACATGTTCTATCCCCACCAGCTTAGGAAATTTAACCAAGCTTGAACTCTTGCACCTCTTTGAAAATCATCTCTCTGGACCAATTCCTCATGAAATAGGAAATCTAGCGGAGTTAACTACGCTAGAACTCTCAACAAACAATTTAACAGGTTCCATCCCCACCAGCTTAGAAAATTTAACCAAGCTTGAAATCTTGTACCTctttaaaaatcaaatttttggaCCAATTCCTCATGAAATACAAAATATGGTAAGCTTGAcagatttgaaaatcaacaacaACCATTTAGATGGCTCAATCCCTtctagtattggaaatttagcCAAGCTTGAAATCTTGCACCTCTTTGAAAATCAAATCTCTGGCTCGATCCCTCCATCTTTTGGAAGATTAACCAACCTTACTGATTTCCGCTTATTCAACAATCGATTATCTGGTTCTTTGCCTGAGGAATTTAACAATATtacaaatttgaaatttttcgACTTGACGAACAACAGTTTTTCTGGCCATTTACCCCATGACATATGCAAAGGAGGAGTTCTATTTCATCTCACTTTGAGCAACAACCATTTTGAAGGTCCAATTCCCAAAAGCTTGAAAAACTGTACAAGCTTAGTCAGAGTCCGACTTGAGCACAACCAACTCTCTGGGGATATATTTGAAAATCTTGGAGTATATCCACATCTATGGTACATCGATTTAAGCTTCAACAGACTGTCTGGTAAGCTCTCACCAAACTGGGGAGGATGTCATAATTTGTCGCTCTTAAGAATCTCCAGCAACAAGGTTATAGGAAGCATACCCGTAGAACTTGGAAATTTGACTCAACTACGAGAACTTGACCTTTCCTCGAACTATCTATCAGGAGAGATTCCGAAGGATCTAAGCAAGTTAACTAATCTATATAACTTGACTTTGAGCAACAACCAACTTGTTGGAGAGGTATATCCAGAATTCGGGGAACTATCTAATTTGGAGATTCTTGATCTGTCAGCAAATCAACTAAGAGGAAGGGTACCAAAACAATTAGGTTACTGCAAGAAACTTTATTCGCTGAAGCTTGGAAACAATCATTTTAATGGAAGCATTCCCTTTCAAATTGGAAATCTAATAAACCTGCAAGCCTCCCTGGATCTAAGCCACAACTCATTTACTGGAGAGATACCATCACAATTTGGCAAACTAGTTAAGCTAGAAGTTATGAATCTATCACACAATGAGTTGACTGGTCATGTTCTACTTTTTTTGAGTGATATGACAAGCTTGTCATCTATAGACTTATCATACAATGAATTAGAAGGCCCACTGCCCAACAACATAATTTTCCAGAATGCACCAATGGAGTGGTTCACCCACAACAAGGGCTTGTGTGGTGCAGTGAAAGGTTTGCCTTCATGTGGCtcgtttacaaccagcaaagatGATTCAAATAAGCACCACAAACTTCTCTTGTTAATTATTGTTCCTAGTCTcttatttctatttattgtatttgctttaataATTATGAGAAGGAAGAAATATACAAGAAATGATGCAAGTATTGAAGTAGGTGGATTCTCTATTTGGAACTTCAATGGAGAAGACACATACAATGACATCATTCAAGCAACAGAGGATTTTGATGCCAAGTACTGCATTGGCACTGGAACATTTTCCAGTGTTTACAAAGCACTGCTGCCAAGCGGCAAGTTGGTAGCTGTGAAGAAATTTCATCCATTAGAAATTGAAGACTCACCAAGCAAGCAAACTTTTTGGAACGAAATACGGGCACTAACCCAGATCCAACATCGGAATATTGTGAAGCTTTATGGTTTTTGCTCTAGTGCTCGACATAAGTTTCTTGTTTGTGAATACATGGAGAGAGGAAGCTTGGCAAATATTCTCCGAAGTGAAGGTGCCGCTGAATTGGATTGGTCAAAGAGAGTGGATGCTGTAAAACATATTGCTCATGCTCTATCATACATGCACCATGATTGCGCTCCGCCATTAGTGCACCGAGACATAACAAGCAATAATATTCTACTTGATTCAGAATACAAGGCTTGTATTTCGGACTTCGGTATTGCTAGACTTGTAAAGCCTGATTCATCTAATTGGAGTATGCTTGCAGGCACACGAGGATATTTGGCCCCAGGTATGCTGCAATTCCATTTTTGTAATGTAAGAACAATGGCCTTACAAATTTGTTTGTCTTTTTTAAAACATTGTTCAAGATATGTTAAGAGCATCCTTAGGTTTACCTCTATAGAAAAAAAAGGTATAACATAG
- the LOC103699531 gene encoding probable leucine-rich repeat receptor-like protein kinase At1g35710: MGLAGTLNAFNFSALSSLTSLNLTFNELYGSIPPTISALSKLTSLDLCTNNFAGIIPLQIISLTKLNSFNLSENQISGSIPPWLSNMTWLNFLYLHQNNLSGTIPKELGRLGNLLELKIYTNHITGSIPLTLGNLTQLQVLDCSTNGISGSIPPELGNLVNLVYLEMSNNSLIGFHPS, from the coding sequence ATGGGTCTGGCAGGAACGCTAAATGCTTTCAACTTCTCCGCCCTGTCATCACTTACCAGTCTCAACCTCACGTTCAATGAGCTCTATGGAAGCATTCCTCCCACCATATCTGCTCTTTCGAAGCTCACCTCTCTTGATCTTTGCACTAATAACTTTGCAGGGATAATTCCACTGCAGATCATTTCTCTGACAAAGCTCAACTCTTTCAATCTTAGCGAGAATCAGATAAGTGGTTCCATCCCTCCTTGGCTAAGTAATATGACATGGCTTAACTTCTTATACCTACACCAGAATAACCTTTCAGGTACCATCCCTAAGGAGTTAGGAAGGCTTGGGAATCTCTTGGAGTTGAAAATCTACACCAACCATATAACAGGTTCCATCCCTCTCACTTTGGGAAATTTAACCCAGCTTCAAGTATTGGATTGCTCCACCAACGggatatctggctccatccctCCCGAATTAGGGAATCTCGTAAACCTGGTTTATTTAGAGATGAGCAATAACAGTCTGATAGGTTTTCATCCCTCTTAG
- the LOC103699025 gene encoding L-ascorbate oxidase-like, whose amino-acid sequence MDLWPGGVGLAAKLPLLFLLIISATTGSVRAKIHYQKWEVAYQFKSPDCFQKLAITINGRTPGPTIIAEQGDTVVIDVKNALLTENLAIHWHGIRQIGTPWFDGTEGVTQCPVVPRDTFTYRFVVDRSGTYMYHAHYEMQRSAGLYGLIRVLPPAGVVEPFIYDYDRSIILNDWWHQNTCEQAVGLNSKKFIWVGEPQSLLINGRGKFNCSNAGSGVCHATNPECSPYVLTVIPGKTYRLRIASITSLSALNFEVEGHNLMVVAADGHYVKPFMVKNLNIYSGETYSVLLKAEQDPSRNYWAVVNVVSRNSTTPTGTAVLNYYPNHTRRLPPTVLPTGPLWNDTMYRFNQSIAIRSHPDYIRPPPTTSDRMIILLNTQNCIDGYVKWAVNNVSLNLPQTPYLITLKERMLHAFDQKPAPETYDYKNYDIYDVQKNRNATASTSIYRLVFNSTIDVILQNANTMKRNNSETHPWHLHGHAFWVLGYGMGKFDPETDPKRYNLVDPIMKNTVAVHPYGWTALRFRADNPGVWAFHCHIEPHFFMGMGVVFEEGVDKLGKLPVAIMGCGESKHIKP is encoded by the exons ATGGACTTGTGGCCCGGCGGCGTTGGGTTGGCAGCTAAGCTGCCGCTGTTGTTTCTCCTCATCATCTCTGCGACCACAGGCTCTGTTCGAGCTAAAATCCACTATCAAAAATGGGAGGTGGCATACCAGTTCAAGTCCCCAGATTGCTTCCAGAAGTTGGCAATCACGATCAATGGGAGAACACCTGGCCCAACCATCATTGCCGAGCAGGGAGACACTGTGGTCATCGATGTCAAGAATGCGTTACTCACTGAGAACTTAGCCATTCACTGGCATGGGATTAGGCAG aTTGGCACTCCATGGTTTGATGGCACAGAGGGGGTGACACAGTGTCCGGTTGTGCCAAGGGATACTTTTACTTACAGATTTGTTGTTGATCGA TCGGGCACGTACATGTACCATGCACACTATGAGATGCAAAGGTCTGCTGGACTCTACGGTCTTATTCGAGTTCTGCCCCCTGCCGGTGTGGTCGAGCCGTTCATCTACGACTATGACCGGAGCATCATCCTTAATGACTGGTGGCACCAGAACACCTGTGAACAGGCTGTTGGCCTGAACTCCAAAAAGTTCATTTGGGTTGGAGAGCCTCAG TCACTTTTGATCAATGGAAGGGGGAAATTCAACTGCTCCAACGCAGGAAGCGGGGTATGCCATGCAACCAATCCCGAGTGCTCGCCTTATGTGTTAACAGTTATCCCGGGCAAAACATACCGCCTTCGGATTGCAAGCATCACCTCTCTTTCGGCTCTAAATTTTGAAGTTGAG GGACACAATTTGATGGTTGTCGCAGCAGATGGTCACTATGTGAAGCCCTTCATGGTGAAGAACCTGAACATCTACTCAGGCGAGACCTATTCAGTGCTTTTGAAGGCTGAACAAGACCCCTCTCGCAACTATTGGGCTGTTGTCAATGTGGTTAGCCGAAATTCGACCACTCCCACTGGCACTGCCGTCCTCAATTACTACCCAAACCACACTAGAAGGCTCCCTCCGACCGTCCTGCCAACCGGTCCCCTTTGGAATGACACCATGTACAGATTCAATCAAAGTATCGCCATCCGATCGCATCCTGATTACATCCGGCCTCCTCCGACGACTTCCGACCGCATGATCATATTGCTGAACACCCAAAATTGCATCGATGGCTATGTTAAGTGGGCTGTGAATAATGTATCGTTGAATTTACCCCAGACACCATACCTCATCACCCTCAAGGAGAGGATGCTTCATGCTTTCGATCAAAAACCAGCGCCAGAGACTTATGACTACAAgaattatgatatttatgacGTCCAGAAGAATCGAAATGCAACAGCAAGCACTTCGATCTATCGGTTGGTATTCAATTCGACGATAGATGTGATCTTACAAAATGCTAACACGATGAAGAGGAACAATAGTGAGACACACCCATGGCATCTACATGGGCATGCCTTTTGGGTGTTGGGCTATGGAATGGGGAAGTTTGATCCGGAGACTGATCCAAAGAGGTACAATTTGGTGGACCCAATTATGAAGAACACGGTGGCAGTGCACCCCTATGGGTGGACGGCTTTGAGGTTCCGGGCCGATAACCCTGGAGTGTGGGCTTTCCACTGTCACATTGAGCCGCATTTCTTCATGGGCATGGGGGTTGTGTTTGAAGAGGGTGTGGACAAGCTTGGGAAGCTACCCGTGGCCATCATGGGCTGTGGTGAATCCAAACATATAAAGCCTTAA
- the LOC120108163 gene encoding MDIS1-interacting receptor like kinase 2-like has protein sequence MVFCSNGRHKFLVCEYMERGSLANILRSEGAAELDWSKRVDAVKHIAHALSYMHHDCAPPLVHRDITSKNILLDSEYKACISDFGIARLLKPDSSNWSILAGTRGYLAPELAYTMRVTEKCDVYSFGVVALEIVMGKHPGDLISTLSSTISENTSLKDILDPRLPPLTTQAANELVAIVMTVFQCLDNNPHSRPRCEMYLNSYLPSAGAAQYILGP, from the exons ATGGTTTTTTGCTCCAATGGTCGACATAAATTTCTTGTTTGTGAATACATGGAGAGAGGAAGCTTGGCAAATATTCTCCGAAGTGAAGGTGCCGCTGAATTGGATTGGTCTAAGAGAGTGGATGCTGTAAAACATATTGCTCATGCTCTATCATACATGCACCATGATTGTGCTCCGCCATTAGTGCACCGAGACATAACAAGCAAAAATATTCTACTTGATTCAGAATACAAGGCTTGTATTTCGGACTTCGGTATTGCTAGACTTCTAAAGCCTGATTCATCAAACTGGAGTATCCTTGCAGGCACACGAGGATATTTGGCCCCAG AGCTTGCATACACAATGAGGGTTACTGAGAAATGTGATGTATATAGTTTTGGAGTAGTTGCACTTGAGATTGTAATGGGAAAGCATCCAGGAGATCTcatctctactttatcttctacgATCAGTGAAAACACCTCTCTGAAAGATATATTAGACCCGCGACTACCACCTCTGACAACTCAAGCTGCAAATGAGTTAGTTGCAATAGTTATGACAGTATTTCAGTGTTTAGATAACAACCCGCATTCTCGTCCGAGATGCGAAATGTATCTCAACAGCTATCTACCATCGGCTggggcggctcaatacattctggggcct